The proteins below come from a single Treponema phagedenis genomic window:
- a CDS encoding alpha/beta hydrolase, with product MSDIHLKSSGKAKKLFKKALYAPKLPIQTIRSNYDAFFYSPYIPNRVDVSTKEIAGISVDVLNPELAITGRVMLYAHGGSFISGSKKASRTLCALIAHQAGAKLFLPDYALAPEHPFPAALENLYTVYASLIDKFGFSPSNIILSGDGAGGGLALALVHYLHEKKIVKPAGLALISPWADLTVENMVKQAYGKKDPLFTKDIFHNCALQYTYSNNLKNPLVSPLFGNFSDFPPVFIQCGQLEMLSADASEIVKKIEAAGGSAEFDIWENRWHLFQAMEDFVPDAHLAIERFGAWIKKLFKDNE from the coding sequence ATGTCGGACATACATCTAAAATCATCAGGGAAAGCAAAAAAGCTGTTTAAAAAAGCTTTATATGCGCCGAAGCTTCCTATTCAAACGATACGCAGTAATTATGATGCTTTTTTTTATTCTCCGTATATTCCCAACCGGGTTGATGTTTCTACAAAGGAGATTGCGGGGATATCTGTTGATGTTCTCAATCCTGAACTTGCAATTACCGGTCGTGTTATGCTTTATGCGCATGGAGGGTCATTTATAAGCGGCTCAAAAAAGGCTTCAAGAACGCTTTGTGCTTTAATCGCGCACCAAGCAGGTGCAAAACTTTTTTTACCCGACTATGCGCTGGCACCCGAACATCCTTTTCCCGCAGCGCTCGAAAATCTCTATACCGTATATGCTTCATTAATTGATAAATTCGGATTTTCGCCTTCCAATATCATTTTAAGTGGAGACGGCGCGGGAGGGGGGCTTGCGCTTGCACTTGTACATTACTTACACGAAAAAAAAATCGTAAAACCGGCGGGACTTGCGCTTATTTCACCGTGGGCTGATTTAACGGTGGAAAACATGGTAAAACAAGCATACGGGAAAAAAGATCCTCTTTTCACAAAAGATATTTTTCACAACTGTGCGCTACAGTACACGTATTCAAATAATCTGAAAAATCCGCTTGTTTCTCCCTTGTTCGGAAACTTCAGTGATTTTCCTCCGGTTTTTATACAGTGCGGGCAGTTGGAAATGCTTTCTGCGGACGCAAGCGAAATTGTAAAAAAAATCGAAGCTGCCGGCGGTTCTGCGGAATTTGATATCTGGGAAAATCGATGGCACCTTTTTCAAGCAATGGAAGATTTTGTACCTGATGCGCATCTTGCAATAGAAAGATTCGGAGCATGGATAAAAAAATTATTTAAAGATAACGAATAG